The Toxorhynchites rutilus septentrionalis strain SRP chromosome 3, ASM2978413v1, whole genome shotgun sequence genome includes a region encoding these proteins:
- the LOC129773923 gene encoding uncharacterized protein K02A2.6-like has product MGYTSSWKNVVFFQTEIGYLGHIVDQNGIRPDPEKLQAIASIPAPTNVSELRSYLGAINFYGRFVRNIHELRHPLDKLLKKDAKWKWDPDCQKSFERFKQVLQSDMLLTHYDPKLPIIVAADASSTGIGAVIFHEFPNGYLKAIQHASKSLTPAVQGYGQPENEALALIYGVKKFHKYLLGRRFTLLTDRKPLALILLNYDFDIRYVSTNEFGCADMLSRLIDRSKQPEEDYVVATISLEEDMASIIHDTINQVPVSFAAIQRAMKTDTVLQSVLTFVHDGWPKDGLSITDPEVRPYFNRRESLTHLDGCILFHDRVVVPSKFRKQILKQFHRGHPGMVRMKSIARSFVYWPGIDNDIEDHVRRCTPCCTAGKAPVKTAPESWPIPDKPWSRIHIDYAGPVDGVFFLVTVDPYTKWPEVYATKTTTTRTTTKLLSQSFATFGVPETIVSDNGTQFTSYEFQTFCEQLGIRHVRTAPYHPQSNGLAERFVDTLKRTLRKIRSGGETLQEAFQTFLHVYRSTPTADLGDKSPAEMIFGRPIRTVSSLLLPTKHSSTAPQSKAGRQNDRLNREHGPVSRQFVPGDFVNAQVHIGNSWQWQAATIIERIGRVNYNVFLSDRQRLIRSHTNQLK; this is encoded by the exons ATGGGTTACACGTCAAGCTGGAAAAAtgtcgttttttttcaaaccgaAATCGGCTATTTGGGACATATCGTCGATCAGAACGGCATCCGTCCAGATCCTGAGAAGCTCCAAGCCATTGCATCTATACCAGCACCCACTAATGTTTCCGAGCTGCGATCGTACCTGGGAGCCATTAATTTCTATGGCAGATTCGTTCGCAACATCCACGAGCTTCGACATCCTTTGGATAAATTATTGAAGAAAGATGCAAAGTGGAAATGGGATCCCGATTGTCAGAAATCTTTTGAGCGGTTCAAGCAAGTCctgcaatctgatatgttgtTGACACACTACGATCCAAAACTACCAATCATCGTAGCCGCAGACGCTTCCAGCACTGGTATCGGTGCAgttatatttcacgaatttCCAAACGGTTATCTGAAAGCAATCCAGCATGCATCAAAATCGCTCACCCCAGCGGTGCAAGGTTACGGACAGCCAGAAAATGAAGCACTTGCGCTTATCTATGGCGTGAAAAAATTCCACAAGTATTTGTTGGGTCGTCGATTCACTCTTCTTACGGACCGTAAACCACTG GCGCTGATACTTCTCAACTATGATTTCGATATCCGTTACGTATCAACCAACGAGTTCGGGTGCGCCGACATGCTGTCCAGACTGATCGATCGTTCCAAGCAACCAGAGGAGGATTACGTTGTGGCAACTATTTCTCTAGAAGAAGACATGGCGAGTATCATCCACGACACTATCAACCAAGTACCTGTTTCGTTCGCAGCCATTCAAAGAGCGATGAAGACAGATACAGTTCTACAGTCGGTGCTGACATTCGTCCATGATGGCTGGCCAAAAGATGGACTATCAATCACAGATCCAGAAGTTCGTCCCTACTTCAATAGACGGGAATCCCTTACTCATTTGGATGGCTGTATATTGTTTCATGACAGAGTTGTCGTGCCAAGTAAGTTTCGAAAGCAAATCCTGAAGCAGTTTCATCGCGGACATCCAGGCATGGTTCGCATGAAGTCCATTGCTCGCAGTTTCGTTTACTGGCCGGGAATCGACAATGACATCGAAGATCACGTCCGGCGCTGCACTCCATGCTGCACCGCTGGAAAAGCACCGGTCAAAACAGCTCCGGAATCGTGGCCCATTCCAGACAAACCGTGGTCACGCATCCATATTGACTACGCTGGACCTGTGGATGGCGTATTTTTCCTGGTTACAGTTGACCCGTACACCAAATGGCCTGAAGTGTACGCAACAAAAACCACAACGACCAGAACAACAACGAAACTACTTTCCCAATCTTTCGCAACGTTCGGAGTACCAGAAACCATCGTCTCGGATAATGGTACTCAATTCACCAGTTATGAGTTCCAGACATTCTGTGAGCAACTGGGCATCCGTCACGTCCGTACGGCACCGTACCATCCTCAGTCAAATGGATTAGCAGAACGGTTTGTGGACACTCTGAAGCGCACTCTTCGGAAAATTCGATCGGGGGGAGAGACATTGCAGGAAGCATTTCAAACGTTTTTGCACGTTTACCGATCGACACCAACAGCTGACCTCGGTGACAAATCTCCAGCGGAAATGATATTCGGACGACCGATTCGTACAGTATCATCATTATTACTTCCAACCAAGCATTCTAGTACAGCACCACAATCAAAAGCAGGAAGACAAAACGATCGTTTGAACAGGGAACACGGACCAGTTTCGAGACAGTTCGTACCTGGTGATTTCGTGAATGCTCAAGTCCATATAGGCAATTCTTGGCAATGGCAAGCTGCCACAATTATCGAGCGTATCGGGAGAGTGAACTACAACGTCTTTCTTTCGGATCGTCAGCGGCTCATACGTTCACACACCAATCAACTGAAGTGA
- the LOC129773924 gene encoding uncharacterized protein K02A2.6-like produces the protein MATNDELQAAILQMSKLLQLLAVPQATNPEQVLESLPTNISEFSFVPENGTTFDKWFARYSDLFERDARSLDDAAKVRLLLRKLDTSSHSRYVNYILPKLPKDVTFADTARRYQKSSLVKAETDDIISYGGKVNRACEEFDFQDLKIDQFKCLIFVCGLKASRYADVRARLLSRIEGETAEAPVTIQTLIDEFQGLVNLKSDTTMIEHPPSSKNSVHSISEKKPGNPQRLPKTENKSIPRTPCWQCGQMHYVRDCPFSDHVCRVCNRTGHKEGYCGCIQMSSSGEKKPFHKKKKASSRSQAKGIFVNHIANNTRKRKFVGIIINGIAISLQLDSASDITFISETTWQQLGQPKLTPSLIEASNASGGPLVLIGEFNYDVTLNGMVKRGQCFVTSSPDLNVLGIDWIDMFNLWSIPFDTHHNHAPRLIPVQPPRFGSEISAWSISTVG, from the exons ATGGCGACGAACGACGAACTACAAGCAGCAATTCTTCAGATGTCCAAACTTCTCCAACTGTTGGCTGTTCCACAAGCAACGAACCCAGAGCAAGTTCTGGAATCACTTCCAACCAACATCAGCGAGTTCAGTTTCGTTCCGGAGAACGGCACCACTTTCGACAAATGGTTTGCCCGTTACTCGGATTTGTTCGAAAGGGACGCACGAAGTCTGGATGATGCAGCAAAGGTTCGGCTCCTGCTCCGGAAGTTGGACACTTCATCACATAGTCGTTACGTGAATTATATCCTTCCGAAGCTACCGAAAGACGTCACGTTTGCCGACACTGCAAGACGCTATCAAAAGTCTTCG CTGGTGAAAGCTGAGACGGACGACATTATCAGCTATGGTGGCAAGGTCAACAGGGCATGCGAAGAGTTCGATTTTCAAGACTTGAAAATCGATCAATTCAAGTGCTTGATTTTTGTCTGCGGTCTCAAGGCATCGCGCTATGCGGACGTTCGAGCAAGGCTTCTTTCCCGCATCGAAGGCGAGACGGCAGAAGCACCGGTAACTATCCAAACATTGATCGACGAATTTCAAGGGCTCGTCAATCTCAAGTCGGACACTACGATGATCGAACATCCACCAAGTTCGAAAAATTCGGTCCACAGCATTTCGGAGAAGAAACCCGGAAATCCGCAGCGTCTGCCGAAAACGGAAAACAAGTCCATCCCTCGTACTCCCTGCTGGCAGTGTGGTCAGATGCACTACGTTCGAGACTGTCCATTCTCGGATCATGTATGCAGGGTATGCAACCGCACCGGTCACAAAGAAGGCTACTGTGGCTGTATTCAGATGTCTTCGAGCGGTGAGAAGAAGCCGTTccataagaagaagaaggctaGTTCCAGATCTCAAGCCAAAGGGATTTTCGTGAACCACATCGCAAACAATACCCGGAAACGCAAATTCGTGGGTATCATCATCAACGGCATCGCTATTTCGCTACAACTGGACTCCGCCAGCGATATCACGTTTATTTCCGAAACAACATGGCAACAACTGGGACAACCGAAGCTGACTCCATCACTGATCGAAGCATCCAACGCATCCGGAGGACCACTTGTCCTCATTGGCGAATTCAATTATGACGTCACCCTCAACGGCATGGTCAAGCGTGGCCAGTGTTTTGTAACGTCATCGCCGGATCTCAACGTACTGGGAATTGATTGGATCGACATGTTTAATCTGTGGTCGATTCCTTTTGATACACACCATAACCACGCACCGAGGCTTATTCCAGTTCAACCGCCTCGCTTCGGGAGTGAAATCAGCGCCTGGAGCATTTCAACGGTCGGTTGA
- the LOC129776041 gene encoding SAM50-like protein CG7639 isoform X2, whose protein sequence is MGSGKSKETSASGGGKSNLDFTTFKARVDRINISGLNRTHDDYVQRAIQSLFRAQNFQDVITETTNVKDNLMQLGIYKNLKVHIDVSKGKSATKNGYEITFQGDELSRLTGSIGTELGQNDGAATAELTSPNIFGRGERLSLNYSYSYVKSSVLNLRFTKPYYHTVIGDYNPETSISIFKHSSPAPWSKFRTDETGILLDFSFTLPFGLSNSLQYEIGMKEIFALDKLTPFFVRENCGPKLAAIVRYIGVFEGRDSNVFPTNGVFMKTTNEMIGSSLSQFGIVKSDVHCEMNVPLFAGISLQMTGRIGVLFNDKLKEAIPINQLFFPGGPQSLRGFEVAGACSSREGVAAGCQSYWASGIHVWSPLPFGSYFGGFGNLFRTHFFYNFGTCNMFTTDKLRSTAGVGLAFRLGQKARIEFNYCHPLSFEAGDRVKKGFQFGIGYEFI, encoded by the exons CATTCAAAGCTCGGGTTGATCGGATCAACATAAGTGGACTCAACCGAACTCACGATGATTATGTTCAACGAGCCATCCAAAGCCTGTTCAGGGCCCAGAACTTTCAGGATGTTATCACTGAAACTACCAA CGTGAAAGACAATCTGATGCAATTAGGaatatacaaaaatttgaaGGTCCATATAGATGTCAGCAAAGGAAAGTCTGCTACGAAGAATGGTTATGAAATTACGTTCCAGGGGGACGAACTTTCCCGACTGACAGGAAGCATTGGTACTGAGCTAGGTCAGAATGACGGAGCAGCAACTGCAG AGTTAACATCACCTAATATTTTCGGACGAGGAGAACGCCTTAGCTTAAACTACAGCTACAGTTACGTGAAAAGTAGTGTACTTAATTTACGCTTCACGAAGCCTTACTATCACACAGTCATTGGTGACTACAACCCTGA GACATCGATATCGATTTTCAAGCATTCTTCGCCAGCACCTTGGTCGAAGTTTCGAACGGACGAAACTGGAATATTGCTAGATTTTTCGTTCACGTTGCCATTTGGGTTGAGTAACAGTTTGCAGTACGAGATCGGAATGAAGGAAATTTTTGCTCTTGATAAGCTGACGCCATTCTTTGTGCGAGAGAATTGTGGCCCCAAGCTAGCGGCAATTGTACGATATATTGGGGTATTCGAAGGCCGCGACAGTAACGTGTTCCCTACCAACGGTGTATTCATGAAAACAACGAATGAGATGATCGGAAGCTCACTCTCGCAGTTTGGCATAGTGAAGTCTGATGTTCATTGCGAAATGAATGTTCCTCTCTTTGCTGGAATTTCGTTACAAATGACCGGCCGGATTGGAGTCTTATTCAATGATAAATTGAAGGAAGCTATTCCCATTAACCAACTATTCTTCCCTGGAGGGCCGCAGTCTTTACGAGGTTTCGAAGTGGCTGGTGCGTGCTCGTCCAGGGAAGGCGTGGCAGCTGGCTGTCAG TCCTATTGGGCTTCGGGTATTCATGTGTGGAGTCCATTACCATTCGGAAGTTACTTCGGTGGTTTCGGAAATCTTTTTAGGACgcatttcttttataatttcggAACGTGCAATATGTTCACTACAG ATAAGTTGCGGAGTACCGCTGGCGTTGGTCTTGCATTTAGATTAGGACAGAAGGCACGAATTGAATTTAACTACTGCCACCCTTTGTCTTTCGAAGCTGGAGATCGAGTGAAGAAAGGCTTTCAGTTTGGCATAGGTTATGAGTTTATTTAG
- the LOC129776041 gene encoding SAM50-like protein CG7639 isoform X1 — MGSGKSKLFQETSASGGGKSNLDFTTFKARVDRINISGLNRTHDDYVQRAIQSLFRAQNFQDVITETTNVKDNLMQLGIYKNLKVHIDVSKGKSATKNGYEITFQGDELSRLTGSIGTELGQNDGAATAELTSPNIFGRGERLSLNYSYSYVKSSVLNLRFTKPYYHTVIGDYNPETSISIFKHSSPAPWSKFRTDETGILLDFSFTLPFGLSNSLQYEIGMKEIFALDKLTPFFVRENCGPKLAAIVRYIGVFEGRDSNVFPTNGVFMKTTNEMIGSSLSQFGIVKSDVHCEMNVPLFAGISLQMTGRIGVLFNDKLKEAIPINQLFFPGGPQSLRGFEVAGACSSREGVAAGCQSYWASGIHVWSPLPFGSYFGGFGNLFRTHFFYNFGTCNMFTTDKLRSTAGVGLAFRLGQKARIEFNYCHPLSFEAGDRVKKGFQFGIGYEFI; from the exons CATTCAAAGCTCGGGTTGATCGGATCAACATAAGTGGACTCAACCGAACTCACGATGATTATGTTCAACGAGCCATCCAAAGCCTGTTCAGGGCCCAGAACTTTCAGGATGTTATCACTGAAACTACCAA CGTGAAAGACAATCTGATGCAATTAGGaatatacaaaaatttgaaGGTCCATATAGATGTCAGCAAAGGAAAGTCTGCTACGAAGAATGGTTATGAAATTACGTTCCAGGGGGACGAACTTTCCCGACTGACAGGAAGCATTGGTACTGAGCTAGGTCAGAATGACGGAGCAGCAACTGCAG AGTTAACATCACCTAATATTTTCGGACGAGGAGAACGCCTTAGCTTAAACTACAGCTACAGTTACGTGAAAAGTAGTGTACTTAATTTACGCTTCACGAAGCCTTACTATCACACAGTCATTGGTGACTACAACCCTGA GACATCGATATCGATTTTCAAGCATTCTTCGCCAGCACCTTGGTCGAAGTTTCGAACGGACGAAACTGGAATATTGCTAGATTTTTCGTTCACGTTGCCATTTGGGTTGAGTAACAGTTTGCAGTACGAGATCGGAATGAAGGAAATTTTTGCTCTTGATAAGCTGACGCCATTCTTTGTGCGAGAGAATTGTGGCCCCAAGCTAGCGGCAATTGTACGATATATTGGGGTATTCGAAGGCCGCGACAGTAACGTGTTCCCTACCAACGGTGTATTCATGAAAACAACGAATGAGATGATCGGAAGCTCACTCTCGCAGTTTGGCATAGTGAAGTCTGATGTTCATTGCGAAATGAATGTTCCTCTCTTTGCTGGAATTTCGTTACAAATGACCGGCCGGATTGGAGTCTTATTCAATGATAAATTGAAGGAAGCTATTCCCATTAACCAACTATTCTTCCCTGGAGGGCCGCAGTCTTTACGAGGTTTCGAAGTGGCTGGTGCGTGCTCGTCCAGGGAAGGCGTGGCAGCTGGCTGTCAG TCCTATTGGGCTTCGGGTATTCATGTGTGGAGTCCATTACCATTCGGAAGTTACTTCGGTGGTTTCGGAAATCTTTTTAGGACgcatttcttttataatttcggAACGTGCAATATGTTCACTACAG ATAAGTTGCGGAGTACCGCTGGCGTTGGTCTTGCATTTAGATTAGGACAGAAGGCACGAATTGAATTTAACTACTGCCACCCTTTGTCTTTCGAAGCTGGAGATCGAGTGAAGAAAGGCTTTCAGTTTGGCATAGGTTATGAGTTTATTTAG
- the LOC129776041 gene encoding SAM50-like protein CG7639 isoform X3: MQLGIYKNLKVHIDVSKGKSATKNGYEITFQGDELSRLTGSIGTELGQNDGAATAELTSPNIFGRGERLSLNYSYSYVKSSVLNLRFTKPYYHTVIGDYNPETSISIFKHSSPAPWSKFRTDETGILLDFSFTLPFGLSNSLQYEIGMKEIFALDKLTPFFVRENCGPKLAAIVRYIGVFEGRDSNVFPTNGVFMKTTNEMIGSSLSQFGIVKSDVHCEMNVPLFAGISLQMTGRIGVLFNDKLKEAIPINQLFFPGGPQSLRGFEVAGACSSREGVAAGCQSYWASGIHVWSPLPFGSYFGGFGNLFRTHFFYNFGTCNMFTTDKLRSTAGVGLAFRLGQKARIEFNYCHPLSFEAGDRVKKGFQFGIGYEFI, from the exons ATGCAATTAGGaatatacaaaaatttgaaGGTCCATATAGATGTCAGCAAAGGAAAGTCTGCTACGAAGAATGGTTATGAAATTACGTTCCAGGGGGACGAACTTTCCCGACTGACAGGAAGCATTGGTACTGAGCTAGGTCAGAATGACGGAGCAGCAACTGCAG AGTTAACATCACCTAATATTTTCGGACGAGGAGAACGCCTTAGCTTAAACTACAGCTACAGTTACGTGAAAAGTAGTGTACTTAATTTACGCTTCACGAAGCCTTACTATCACACAGTCATTGGTGACTACAACCCTGA GACATCGATATCGATTTTCAAGCATTCTTCGCCAGCACCTTGGTCGAAGTTTCGAACGGACGAAACTGGAATATTGCTAGATTTTTCGTTCACGTTGCCATTTGGGTTGAGTAACAGTTTGCAGTACGAGATCGGAATGAAGGAAATTTTTGCTCTTGATAAGCTGACGCCATTCTTTGTGCGAGAGAATTGTGGCCCCAAGCTAGCGGCAATTGTACGATATATTGGGGTATTCGAAGGCCGCGACAGTAACGTGTTCCCTACCAACGGTGTATTCATGAAAACAACGAATGAGATGATCGGAAGCTCACTCTCGCAGTTTGGCATAGTGAAGTCTGATGTTCATTGCGAAATGAATGTTCCTCTCTTTGCTGGAATTTCGTTACAAATGACCGGCCGGATTGGAGTCTTATTCAATGATAAATTGAAGGAAGCTATTCCCATTAACCAACTATTCTTCCCTGGAGGGCCGCAGTCTTTACGAGGTTTCGAAGTGGCTGGTGCGTGCTCGTCCAGGGAAGGCGTGGCAGCTGGCTGTCAG TCCTATTGGGCTTCGGGTATTCATGTGTGGAGTCCATTACCATTCGGAAGTTACTTCGGTGGTTTCGGAAATCTTTTTAGGACgcatttcttttataatttcggAACGTGCAATATGTTCACTACAG ATAAGTTGCGGAGTACCGCTGGCGTTGGTCTTGCATTTAGATTAGGACAGAAGGCACGAATTGAATTTAACTACTGCCACCCTTTGTCTTTCGAAGCTGGAGATCGAGTGAAGAAAGGCTTTCAGTTTGGCATAGGTTATGAGTTTATTTAG